One genomic segment of Candidatus Cloacimonadota bacterium includes these proteins:
- a CDS encoding TdeIII family type II restriction endonuclease, with the protein MNFSNQEILNITNTIKSCLRNKFKNYNPKGVEKPFHFRLLGRDRMELFAFIQSLNTTFGTSIFEPVAAKVSERKFNEIHYQYEVGDEISESAQREIQNIIDDLSIGKDVNKIEELNRIRKVCNSGKTHKLRPVKVDLYLKDENDEIYLFDLKTAKPNKSNFKDFKRTLLEWAAIMFHKNSSAKIHTLIAIPYNPYEPKPYQFWTVKGMIDLDQELKVAKDFWDFLGGKDAYEDLLDCFEKAGNEMRDEINKYFLRFK; encoded by the coding sequence ATGAACTTTTCTAATCAAGAAATTTTGAATATTACAAATACAATCAAAAGCTGTTTACGAAACAAATTCAAGAATTATAACCCAAAAGGAGTTGAGAAGCCTTTTCATTTCAGATTATTAGGAAGAGATAGAATGGAATTATTTGCATTTATTCAATCTTTAAACACTACCTTTGGTACATCCATTTTCGAGCCTGTAGCAGCAAAAGTATCTGAAAGGAAATTTAATGAAATTCACTACCAATATGAAGTAGGAGATGAAATTAGTGAATCTGCGCAAAGAGAAATTCAAAACATTATAGATGATTTATCTATTGGGAAAGATGTTAATAAGATTGAAGAACTAAATCGAATTAGAAAAGTTTGTAACTCAGGAAAAACTCACAAATTAAGACCTGTAAAAGTTGATTTGTATCTAAAAGATGAGAATGATGAAATATATTTGTTTGATTTAAAAACAGCGAAACCAAATAAAAGTAATTTTAAAGACTTCAAGAGAACTCTCTTGGAATGGGCAGCAATAATGTTTCATAAAAACTCATCTGCTAAAATTCATACACTAATAGCCATACCTTATAATCCCTATGAACCTAAACCTTATCAATTTTGGACTGTTAAAGGAATGATCGATTTGGATCAAGAATTAAAAGTCGCTAAAGATTTTTGGGATTTTCTTGGTGGTAAAGATGCTTATGAAGATTTGTTAGATTGCTTTGAAAAAGCTGGCAATGAGATGAGAGATGAAATTAACAAATATTTCTTAAGGTTTAAATAG